GCCCTCCATGTCGCCGGCATGCGCCCGCGCCCCGCCGAGCAGCACCCGCGCCAACGGCGCCAGGGCGCGATGCGTCTCCTCGTGCTCGAGCAACCAGTCCTCGAGCTCGGGCACCAGCCCCGCCTTCTCCGGGTCGGGCGGCGGCTCGCTCGGCACGCCGTCGTCTTCCGGACGGAAGAGCAGCGGAATGTGGTTGCGCCACCAGGTGCGATCCGGGGTATTGCGGTTGTAGCGGGATTCCATCGCCCGCAGCGCGATCTCCACCGGGTCGGTCGGCTCGGGCAGCGCGGCCCCGCCCTCCGGCACCAGATCGGGACGGCGGTCGAGCACGTCGCGCAGGGCGGAGAAGATCTCGTCGGTCGTCGAGTCGAAGGGGAACCGCTGCAGGACCTCGGCCTCCGGGGAGACGACGAACACGTCCGGCGGGTAGGTGTCGAAGGGCCCGCTCCCCGGCTGCTTCATCACGAACTCGCGCGCCGCGTCATCCACCGCGGGGCCGCTGATGTGCATCGAGAAGCGCACCGGCACGAAGGCCTGTTCGATCAGGCGGACGACGTCGGGATGCGACATGTTGGCGCGGGTGAACGACGCCGCCGGGCACCAGGTGTCCCGGTTGTCCATCCCCTGACCGACCGGCATGAGGATGACCGCGCGCTGCAGCTTCCGGCCTTCGGCGAGGCCGTGCTCCATCCGCTCAAGCCACCGTATGTTCATGGTTTTCGGCGTCCCCCCAGGGCTCGACGGCTATCAGCCACCTTGCCGATTTGTCAATGAAATTTCCTCACTGGCGGGACACCGGCGCGCCGTCGCGCAGCACTGGCTCCGCCATCTGGATCGGCTCGCCGCGATCATCCACCACCGGCCGCGGCGAGAACTGGCAGAGGTAGGCGCGGCGGATCCCCTCGCTGTGGTTCAGGCCGCTGCGATGCGGCAGCAGCCCGGACATCACGATCAGGCTGCCGGCGGGGACGGCGACGATCTCGCCGGCGTCGACCCCGAAGTCGGCGACGAAGTTGCCGTGCTCGTCCGGCCGGTGCGGCGGCACGGTGTCGAAGCGGCGGCGGGCGAACGACAGCATCTCCAGCGCGCCGTTGGCGGCCGTCATGTCGTCCAGCGCCGCCCAGACGCTGAGGTTGGGCGGGTACTGGCCGTAGCCGTAGGCGTCGATGTAGCCGTGGTCCTGGTGCCAGCCGAACGGCACCCGGTTGTGGGGCAGCTTGAGGATGAACAGCTCGATGAAGAGGTAGGCCTCGGGGCCGACCAGCGAGCGGCAGAGCTCGAGCATGACGTCGCTGCGCAGGTAGCGCGCCAGGTTCGGGCGGGCGCGCGAGCGGCCGGGAATGAAGTAGTGCTCGCCGACGTAGTTCAGGCGGTCGACCGTGCGCTGCGCCGCGATCTCGGCCTCGTGCCAGGCGAGCGCGTCGGCGGCCTCGACGCGCAGCGCCTCGAGGACCTCCGCCGGCAGCACGCGCTCGAGGACGAGGTAGCCCTCGCGCGCGAACGTGGCGCGCTGCTCGGGGGTGATCGCGAACGGCGTCGTCATGCGGCGCCTCCGGCGTCGAGGCGGGCCAGCTCGGCGCGCGCCGCGGCGTGGTCGGGGTCGAGCTCGAGCGCGCGCAGCAGGAGCTGGCGGCGCTGGCTGGCGGTGATCTCGGCGCCCAGGTGCGCGTACTCGCGCACGATCGCCTCGGCATCGGTGCGGGCCCGGATCAGGTCGCCGTTGATGCTGACGTCGTCCTCGCCGATGGCGAAGAGGCGGCCGAGACAGCGCGCTTCGCGCGCCGCGTCGCCGGCGTCGACGGCGTCGCGGAAGGCGCGCCAGGCGGCATCGATCAGCGCCGCCTGGCCCGGCAGCCGGCGCCGCATGCCGTCCAGCACGCGGGCGCTGGCGGCGCGCGCCTCGGCATCGACGCCGAGGGCGCCGTCGCGCATCACCGCGTCGATCAGCCGGCCGCCGCGGAGGAGCGGGATCTGGTCGCCGAACGGCGTCCGGCTCGGCAGCAGGCGCGCCTCGGGGAGGCTGAAGGACAGGCTGTAGCCGATGCGCGGCGCGGCGCTCCGGTTGGGCGGACTGGCGTGCGCGGTGCGGGCGCCGAAGACGACCACCTGCCCGAGCCCGAGCGCGAGCTGGCGGGTCTCGGGCGCGGGCGGCGCGGCGCAGGCGAGGTATTTCAGCTCGTCGTCCCAGGCGTGCGGGCGCAGGCCAGTCTGGCTGCCGGGCGCCATGATCATCGCCCCATTGTCGGCGTCGCAGGGCGTGAGGGCGGTCCAGCAACTGTAGGTGTCGGGGTGCTCCAT
The genomic region above belongs to bacterium and contains:
- a CDS encoding phytanoyl-CoA dioxygenase family protein, giving the protein MTTPFAITPEQRATFAREGYLVLERVLPAEVLEALRVEAADALAWHEAEIAAQRTVDRLNYVGEHYFIPGRSRARPNLARYLRSDVMLELCRSLVGPEAYLFIELFILKLPHNRVPFGWHQDHGYIDAYGYGQYPPNLSVWAALDDMTAANGALEMLSFARRRFDTVPPHRPDEHGNFVADFGVDAGEIVAVPAGSLIVMSGLLPHRSGLNHSEGIRRAYLCQFSPRPVVDDRGEPIQMAEPVLRDGAPVSRQ
- a CDS encoding phytanoyl-CoA dioxygenase family protein; this encodes MGDYAVSEAAREAYRRDGYFVTPPVFGEAELAPVRAAILRAWAARQGERARQEEARWDRLRPELPRLHRVDDAAAAFCRSPVFAAIAAALLGTDADVMWNQAHIKAPDEAGLTRFPWHQDGAYAEMEHPDTYSCWTALTPCDADNGAMIMAPGSQTGLRPHAWDDELKYLACAAPPAPETRQLALGLGQVVVFGARTAHASPPNRSAAPRIGYSLSFSLPEARLLPSRTPFGDQIPLLRGGRLIDAVMRDGALGVDAEARAASARVLDGMRRRLPGQAALIDAAWRAFRDAVDAGDAAREARCLGRLFAIGEDDVSINGDLIRARTDAEAIVREYAHLGAEITASQRRQLLLRALELDPDHAAARAELARLDAGGAA